The following coding sequences lie in one Roseofilum casamattae BLCC-M143 genomic window:
- a CDS encoding DUF5340 domain-containing protein, whose product MPPIPVPSHVHYELLLQLLERQTRIAVENQPLQREQVKQLIATLRKALAQQRQLEQSCEQANLPIEYRWSLNED is encoded by the coding sequence ATGCCGCCGATTCCGGTTCCTTCCCATGTTCATTACGAACTTTTGCTCCAACTCCTAGAACGCCAAACTCGCATTGCTGTCGAAAATCAACCTCTTCAACGAGAACAAGTCAAACAACTGATTGCAACCTTAAGAAAAGCCTTAGCCCAGCAGAGACAATTAGAGCAAAGCTGCGAACAAGCCAACTTACCCATCGAATATCGCTGGTCTTTAAACGAAGATTAG
- a CDS encoding tetratricopeptide repeat protein, with the protein MAKTSDRMVKLSFCIIVKNEEKNLPACLKSVADAVDQMVVLDTGSSDRTVEIAKEWGAEVHHFEWCNDFAIARNESLKYATGDWILVLDADEHLNPAVIPHLQPAMAAKDVLVLNLVRHEIGATQSPYSLVSRLFRNHPQVRFTRPYHAIIDDDVETLLQQESHWKIANIPEIAIDHYGYEPEVIASKDKTNRARLAMERYLANHPGDPYTCSKLGALYTQMGKVKEGIELLENALPNANDDLVRYEFYYHLGLAYGRLQKWKKASQYYQKAIALEILLPLKLGAYNNLGNLLQAQGNLADALLAYQTTIEIDPTFAIGHYNRGMTFRLLGKLDSAIAAYGKAIEHNPRYAKAYQNLGVAYLKGGNVDESLRAFAQAISLYREINPAEGDRLRVELAAMGFSVARD; encoded by the coding sequence TTGGCTAAAACGAGCGATCGCATGGTAAAACTGAGCTTCTGCATTATTGTCAAAAATGAAGAAAAAAATCTTCCTGCTTGTCTGAAAAGCGTCGCTGATGCGGTAGACCAGATGGTGGTTTTAGATACCGGATCGAGCGATCGCACCGTCGAAATTGCCAAAGAATGGGGAGCCGAAGTCCATCATTTTGAATGGTGCAATGATTTTGCGATCGCCCGCAATGAATCTCTCAAATATGCTACAGGAGACTGGATTTTAGTCTTAGATGCGGACGAGCATTTAAATCCAGCCGTCATTCCCCATCTGCAACCCGCTATGGCAGCTAAAGATGTACTCGTCCTTAACTTAGTTCGCCATGAAATAGGCGCTACCCAGTCACCTTATTCTCTCGTATCGCGCCTATTCCGCAATCATCCACAAGTGCGATTTACTCGTCCCTATCATGCCATCATTGACGATGATGTAGAAACCCTGTTGCAACAGGAATCTCATTGGAAAATTGCCAACATTCCCGAGATTGCGATCGACCATTACGGTTACGAACCGGAAGTTATTGCCAGCAAAGATAAGACTAACCGGGCGAGATTGGCCATGGAGCGCTATTTAGCAAACCATCCTGGAGATCCCTATACCTGCAGTAAATTAGGAGCGCTCTACACCCAAATGGGTAAGGTAAAGGAAGGCATTGAACTGCTAGAAAATGCACTCCCCAATGCCAATGACGATTTGGTTCGCTATGAATTTTATTACCATTTAGGATTGGCTTACGGTCGCTTGCAGAAATGGAAGAAAGCCAGCCAGTATTACCAAAAGGCGATCGCTCTCGAGATTTTACTTCCGCTAAAGTTAGGAGCCTACAATAATTTGGGTAACCTATTACAAGCCCAAGGCAATTTAGCGGATGCTCTGCTCGCGTATCAAACAACTATTGAAATCGATCCCACCTTTGCCATCGGCCACTATAATCGCGGCATGACTTTCCGCTTATTAGGAAAGCTCGATAGCGCGATCGCTGCTTATGGAAAAGCGATCGAACATAATCCTCGCTATGCCAAAGCCTATCAAAATTTGGGCGTTGCTTATCTCAAAGGAGGGAATGTGGATGAAAGCTTGAGAGCTTTTGCGCAAGCTATCTCGCTCTATCGAGAGATTAATCCGGCTGAAGGCGATCGCTTGCGAGTAGAATTAGCTGCAATGGGATTTTCTGTGGCGCGAGATTAA
- a CDS encoding photosystem I reaction center subunit XI, whose product MADSRDIEMITAYSDPQVGHLSTPISDSAFTRTFIGNLPAYRKGLSASRRGLEVGMAHGYFLYGPFAVLGPLRETDLASLAGLLATIGMISILTVALSLHGAADVNYPPVESATPAAPSNLWDKDGWGDFASSFFLGACGGAFFAYFLCLTPHLQPLQEVVNKVWSVG is encoded by the coding sequence ATGGCAGATTCCAGAGACATTGAGATGATTACAGCCTATAGCGACCCCCAAGTCGGTCATCTCTCCACTCCGATTAGCGACTCTGCATTTACCCGCACATTTATCGGCAATCTCCCAGCTTACCGCAAAGGTCTTTCGGCCAGTCGCCGAGGACTGGAAGTCGGTATGGCTCACGGATATTTCCTTTACGGGCCGTTTGCTGTTCTCGGCCCCCTGCGAGAAACCGATTTAGCTAGTTTAGCCGGTTTGTTAGCAACCATCGGTATGATTTCTATTTTAACCGTTGCTCTCTCGTTGCATGGTGCGGCTGATGTTAACTATCCTCCCGTAGAATCTGCAACTCCAGCAGCTCCTTCCAATCTGTGGGACAAAGATGGCTGGGGAGATTTCGCCAGCAGCTTCTTCCTGGGTGCTTGTGGTGGAGCATTTTTTGCTTATTTCCTGTGCTTAACTCCGCACCTACAACCCTTACAAGAAGTGGTCAATAAGGTCTGGTCTGTCGGCTAG
- a CDS encoding ABC transporter permease, translated as MTSSLQPPEELLSSKPKVRVSWQVAFTVAMFGFMYLPILVLAFYSFNQSAYSAGWKGFTFEWYIKLFSDSRILSSLQTSLLVAVCAVGISAVLGTLMAVGLAKYQFRGKSLYLGISYLPLIIPDIAIAVATLVFLAVFAIPLNLWTIVAAHIVFCLAYIALVVSTRLADLDPHLEEAALDLGATPLQAFLQVLLPQLLPGIVSGCLLAFVLSMDDFLISSFTAGSGFNTLPMEIFSRIRTGVKPDINALSVILIVMSGIVAFLGEFWRYQGEKN; from the coding sequence ATGACTTCATCCCTGCAACCCCCAGAAGAACTGCTCTCTTCCAAACCCAAAGTGCGAGTGTCCTGGCAAGTAGCATTTACCGTTGCCATGTTTGGGTTTATGTATCTCCCCATTCTCGTCCTCGCCTTCTACAGTTTCAATCAATCTGCCTATAGTGCGGGTTGGAAAGGCTTTACCTTCGAGTGGTATATCAAACTCTTTTCCGATTCGAGAATCCTCTCCTCCTTGCAAACCAGCTTGCTCGTTGCCGTTTGTGCCGTCGGCATCTCCGCCGTCTTAGGGACATTAATGGCAGTCGGATTGGCTAAATATCAATTTCGCGGTAAATCTCTCTATCTCGGAATCTCTTATCTTCCTTTGATTATCCCAGATATTGCGATCGCCGTTGCAACCCTGGTTTTCCTCGCTGTCTTCGCCATTCCCCTCAACCTCTGGACCATTGTCGCAGCCCATATTGTCTTCTGTCTGGCCTATATCGCTCTAGTCGTCTCAACTCGGCTGGCCGATCTCGATCCCCATTTGGAAGAAGCCGCCCTCGATCTCGGCGCTACTCCCCTCCAAGCCTTTCTGCAAGTACTGCTTCCGCAACTGTTGCCCGGTATTGTCTCTGGATGTTTGCTCGCTTTCGTTCTCAGTATGGATGACTTCCTCATCTCCAGCTTTACTGCCGGTAGCGGGTTTAATACTCTACCGATGGAAATCTTTAGCCGCATCAGAACTGGCGTAAAACCTGACATTAATGCCCTCAGCGTGATTCTCATCGTCATGTCGGGAATAGTTGCCTTTCTGGGAGAATTTTGGCGATATCAAGGCGAGAAGAACTAG
- a CDS encoding ABC transporter ATP-binding protein produces the protein MEPSTESTYPIETQDLRKVYRTGFWLNKTIESLKSCSLQVYPGETFGLLGPNGAGKTTLLKTLLGIVRPTSGRGTLLGRPLGDRSVKQKIGYLPENSYFYDYLTGWEFLQFTAGLFQIPKSVSRTRIPELLEQVGLSVQIAKTQQLRQYSKGMKQRIGFAQALINDPDIIFLDEPMSGLDPIGRYQMREIILSLKKVGKTLFLNSHILSDVEQVCDRIAILSQGRLICTGSLDELLGKPETYHVRGKGGNSDTIRRWIPHLSFDRDVWYGELEGNPYDFTASLRLMDAELIELKLARQSLEDFFQEAIAT, from the coding sequence ATGGAACCATCAACCGAATCAACTTACCCGATTGAAACTCAGGACTTGCGAAAAGTCTATCGCACGGGATTTTGGTTAAATAAAACCATCGAATCCCTCAAATCCTGTTCGTTGCAAGTGTATCCGGGAGAAACCTTTGGACTGCTCGGACCGAATGGTGCGGGAAAAACCACGTTGCTGAAAACCCTACTGGGTATTGTCCGACCTACTTCCGGACGCGGAACCCTCCTCGGCCGTCCTCTAGGCGATCGCAGCGTCAAACAAAAAATTGGTTATTTACCCGAAAACTCATATTTCTATGATTATCTCACCGGCTGGGAATTCTTACAATTTACCGCCGGATTATTTCAGATTCCGAAATCGGTTTCTCGCACTCGAATTCCCGAACTTTTAGAGCAAGTCGGTCTTTCCGTACAAATTGCGAAAACTCAGCAATTGCGCCAATATTCTAAAGGGATGAAACAGAGAATTGGCTTTGCCCAAGCCCTAATTAACGATCCAGACATTATTTTTCTCGACGAACCCATGTCCGGATTAGATCCTATCGGGCGCTATCAGATGCGCGAAATTATTTTATCGCTGAAAAAAGTAGGAAAAACTCTATTCCTGAACTCCCATATTTTATCCGATGTCGAGCAAGTTTGCGATCGCATCGCCATTTTATCCCAAGGTCGGCTAATTTGCACCGGCTCCTTAGATGAGTTGCTCGGAAAACCAGAAACCTATCACGTCCGCGGTAAAGGAGGCAACTCAGACACCATTAGACGCTGGATTCCCCACTTATCTTTCGATCGCGATGTTTGGTATGGCGAACTCGAAGGGAACCCCTACGATTTCACGGCCAGCCTGCGCTTGATGGATGCCGAATTAATCGAACTCAAGCTAGCACGCCAATCCTTGGAAGACTTTTTTCAAGAGGCGATCGCCACTTAA
- a CDS encoding photosystem I reaction center subunit VIII yields the protein MTGAYAASFLPYVLVPLVGMVMPAVVMGLLFIHIESDA from the coding sequence ATGACAGGTGCTTATGCTGCTTCGTTTTTACCCTATGTTTTAGTACCTTTAGTTGGTATGGTTATGCCCGCTGTGGTCATGGGTTTATTGTTTATTCACATTGAAAGTGACGCTTAA
- a CDS encoding UDP-glucose dehydrogenase family protein, producing the protein MKVCVIGTGYVGLVTGVCLAHCGHHVICIDNNEEKVKLMKSGQSPIYEPGLSELMQASAKAGNLEFSSDLAGGVAHGDILFIAVGTPALPTGDSDTRYVEAVARGIGAHLTEGYKVIVNKSTVPIGSGDWVRMIVLDGIAERQKAGVSGEEALTEIKAEFDVVSNPEFLREGSAVFDTFNPDRIVLGSNGEKAIAMMQELYTPIVERKVGEDASLPPVPVVVTDLSSAEMIKYAANAFLATKISFINEVANICDKVGADVTQVAKGIGLDSRIGKKFLQAGIGWGGSCFPKDVSALIHTADDYNYEAELLKAAVSVNDRQRLIAVEKLQHELKILKGKTIGFLGLTFKPDTDDMRDAPALNLIEQLSRLGAKLKAYDPIISQSGMRHGLSDVIVETDPEMLADGCDALVLVTDWQQFLTLDYAKMASKMAHPVMIDGRNFLDSKQLEAAGFHYVGVGR; encoded by the coding sequence ATGAAAGTTTGCGTCATTGGTACCGGTTACGTTGGTTTGGTCACCGGTGTTTGCCTGGCTCACTGCGGCCACCACGTCATCTGCATTGACAACAATGAAGAAAAAGTCAAATTGATGAAGTCCGGACAGTCCCCGATCTACGAACCGGGATTATCCGAGTTGATGCAAGCATCGGCCAAGGCAGGCAATCTGGAGTTTAGTTCCGATCTGGCGGGAGGGGTAGCTCATGGAGATATCTTGTTCATTGCGGTGGGGACTCCCGCTCTCCCCACTGGAGACAGCGATACCCGCTATGTCGAAGCCGTGGCTCGCGGCATTGGCGCTCATCTCACCGAAGGATATAAAGTCATTGTCAATAAATCTACGGTTCCCATTGGCTCTGGAGATTGGGTGCGGATGATCGTTCTCGACGGTATTGCAGAGCGACAAAAGGCTGGAGTTTCCGGCGAAGAAGCACTGACGGAAATTAAGGCCGAGTTTGATGTGGTCAGTAATCCAGAATTTTTGCGCGAAGGTTCGGCAGTGTTCGATACGTTCAATCCCGATCGCATCGTCCTCGGCAGCAACGGCGAAAAGGCGATCGCCATGATGCAAGAGCTGTATACTCCCATCGTCGAGCGCAAAGTGGGCGAAGATGCCTCTCTGCCTCCCGTCCCCGTGGTTGTCACTGACCTCAGCTCGGCGGAAATGATTAAATATGCCGCCAACGCCTTCTTAGCCACTAAAATTAGCTTCATCAACGAAGTCGCCAATATCTGCGACAAAGTGGGAGCCGATGTTACCCAAGTCGCTAAAGGTATCGGCCTTGATTCTCGCATTGGCAAAAAGTTCTTGCAAGCTGGCATTGGTTGGGGAGGTTCCTGTTTCCCCAAAGATGTTTCGGCATTAATTCATACCGCTGATGACTATAACTACGAAGCAGAGCTGCTCAAAGCTGCCGTGAGCGTTAACGATCGGCAACGGTTGATTGCTGTGGAAAAACTGCAACACGAGTTGAAAATTCTCAAAGGGAAAACCATTGGTTTCTTAGGGTTAACCTTCAAACCCGATACTGATGATATGCGCGATGCGCCAGCTTTAAACCTGATCGAGCAACTGAGCCGCTTGGGTGCCAAACTGAAAGCCTACGACCCCATTATCTCTCAGTCGGGAATGCGCCACGGACTCTCTGATGTCATTGTCGAAACCGATCCGGAAATGCTCGCCGATGGATGCGACGCTTTGGTTTTGGTTACTGACTGGCAGCAATTCTTGACCTTAGACTATGCCAAAATGGCGAGTAAAATGGCTCATCCCGTCATGATTGATGGTCGTAACTTCCTCGATAGTAAGCAACTCGAGGCAGCCGGTTTCCATTATGTTGGCGTCGGCCGATAA
- a CDS encoding UDP-glucuronic acid decarboxylase family protein, translating to MRILVTGGAGFVGSHLIDRLMEANHDVICLDNFYTGNKRNILHWRDNPNFELIRHDVTEPIRLEVDQIYHLACPASPIHYQYNPIKTTKTSVLGTINMLGLAKRVKARILLASTSEIYGDPNVHPQREEYWGNVNTIGIRSCYDEGKRIAETLCFDYHREHGIEIRVARIFNTYGSRMLENDGRVVSNFVVQALKGIPLTVYGDGSQTRSFCYVSDLVDGLIRLMNGDREGPVNLGNPDEYTILELAEKIQQTINPDAKIEFKPLPADDPRQRQPDITRAREWLGWQPTIPLEEGLSKTIADFRDRLFSS from the coding sequence ATGAGAATCTTGGTAACGGGAGGAGCCGGATTTGTTGGCTCTCACCTGATTGACCGCTTAATGGAAGCCAATCATGATGTCATCTGTTTAGACAATTTCTATACTGGGAATAAGCGTAATATTCTCCATTGGCGAGATAACCCAAATTTTGAACTAATCCGGCACGACGTAACCGAACCCATTCGGTTAGAAGTTGACCAGATCTATCACTTGGCTTGTCCAGCCTCACCCATACACTACCAATACAACCCGATTAAAACCACCAAAACCAGCGTTTTGGGAACGATTAATATGTTGGGATTGGCCAAACGAGTCAAGGCACGAATACTCCTGGCATCTACCTCAGAAATTTACGGCGACCCCAATGTCCATCCGCAAAGAGAAGAGTATTGGGGTAACGTTAACACTATTGGTATTCGCTCCTGCTATGACGAAGGCAAGCGGATCGCCGAAACCTTATGTTTTGACTACCATCGCGAGCATGGTATCGAAATTCGCGTGGCTCGGATTTTCAATACTTATGGCTCGCGAATGCTGGAAAATGACGGTCGAGTCGTGAGTAATTTTGTCGTACAAGCTCTCAAAGGCATTCCGCTCACCGTTTATGGTGATGGGTCGCAAACCCGAAGTTTCTGCTATGTTTCCGATCTCGTCGATGGATTGATTCGGCTCATGAATGGCGATCGTGAAGGACCGGTCAATTTAGGCAATCCAGACGAGTATACGATTTTGGAACTGGCTGAGAAGATTCAACAAACCATTAATCCGGATGCCAAAATTGAGTTCAAACCCCTTCCCGCCGACGATCCTCGGCAGAGACAGCCCGATATTACTCGCGCCCGAGAATGGTTGGGATGGCAACCGACGATTCCTCTAGAAGAAGGATTGAGCAAAACCATTGCCGATTTCCGCGATCGCCTCTTCTCTTCCTGA
- a CDS encoding HIT family protein produces MKQPANKFSHLTAIDRQRLSFPARYLLAQKLLHGQILDFGCGLGNDVQLLSERGLQIQGYDPYYFPKYPDRKFDTIICLYVLNVLFPEEQANVIMDISHLLQPGGKAYYAVRRDLKRQGFRQHYVHKKPTYQCIVKLPFQSIHVDKFCEIYEYVRYNDRKHSDNSCIFCNPRKSLTLLTESATAYAILDGYPVSKGHALVVPKRHISNYFDLPFKEQSACWLMANKVQEILLKEFQPDGFNVGININEAAGQKMNHVAIHIIPRYRNDAGKRRGGIRHILPKNH; encoded by the coding sequence ATGAAACAGCCAGCCAATAAATTCAGCCATCTCACGGCGATCGATCGCCAGCGCTTATCTTTTCCTGCTCGTTATTTATTAGCCCAAAAATTATTGCACGGACAAATCTTAGACTTTGGCTGCGGGTTGGGTAATGATGTTCAGCTCTTGTCCGAACGAGGCTTGCAAATTCAAGGCTACGATCCGTACTATTTCCCGAAATATCCCGATCGCAAATTCGATACAATTATTTGCCTGTACGTGCTCAATGTTTTATTCCCCGAAGAGCAAGCTAATGTCATCATGGACATCTCTCATCTCTTACAACCGGGTGGAAAAGCCTATTACGCCGTTCGCCGAGATCTAAAAAGACAGGGATTTCGACAACATTACGTACACAAGAAACCGACATACCAATGTATTGTTAAATTGCCATTTCAGTCGATTCATGTCGATAAATTCTGCGAAATTTACGAATACGTTCGCTATAACGATCGCAAACATTCAGACAACTCTTGTATTTTTTGCAATCCGCGCAAGAGCTTAACTCTACTGACAGAATCAGCCACAGCCTATGCCATTCTCGATGGTTATCCGGTCAGTAAAGGTCACGCACTGGTCGTGCCGAAACGTCATATTTCCAATTATTTTGACTTGCCATTTAAGGAACAATCTGCCTGCTGGTTGATGGCAAATAAAGTACAAGAAATCTTGCTGAAAGAGTTTCAACCCGATGGGTTTAATGTGGGGATCAATATCAATGAGGCAGCGGGACAAAAAATGAACCATGTCGCCATTCATATCATTCCTCGCTATCGAAACGATGCCGGAAAACGTCGCGGTGGCATTCGCCATATCTTGCCCAAAAATCATTAA
- a CDS encoding DUF7219 family protein, with the protein MINDSFLYPYHSYYGKLTPENLAFNANLQEFSEKINIISALENGGKISTVECYRRIQALWEDFEQATRKLGIEHSS; encoded by the coding sequence ATGATTAATGATTCTTTTTTATATCCTTACCATTCGTACTATGGAAAACTCACGCCAGAAAATTTGGCTTTCAACGCCAACCTGCAAGAATTTTCGGAAAAAATTAATATTATCAGTGCTTTAGAAAACGGAGGGAAAATTTCGACGGTTGAATGCTACCGTCGCATTCAAGCATTATGGGAAGACTTCGAGCAAGCGACTCGAAAATTAGGAATCGAGCATTCAAGCTGA
- a CDS encoding HEAT repeat domain-containing protein, with the protein MFAIISFIVGGAAGIGIAYSLLENRLSSQQESLHSEHQQAIAQLEKDYQLRLEMKTEEEQQPESVPTQQSEESDNSRAQVARPEPATTSAAAAGGTEVTQTLQDMRTLVAQESLVRQVTLAQRDKYQTNAQEAVQGTEAPEAPTDPPVPYPEISVPPASAAANPSPPIRKLELNINTDDGEPTPEPVSEPVSADVLDSKAQVAPPETEPVKQIPVPQAPDPKQMIQSLGAWPQLSALPQLLGYVRDPNPEIRSSVAVSLGRLAASCPLTAEIERMVSSVGQLSQDAHPQVRERAIAALGEIRSDRVFPYLQRALSDANPNVKKAASQALQKLKPSYQGRSTTGRKPRALWESR; encoded by the coding sequence ATGTTTGCCATTATTTCCTTTATTGTTGGGGGAGCTGCGGGCATCGGCATTGCCTACTCGCTGCTGGAAAACCGACTTAGCAGCCAGCAAGAGTCTTTACACAGCGAGCACCAACAGGCGATCGCGCAGTTGGAAAAAGACTATCAGTTGCGCTTGGAGATGAAGACGGAAGAGGAGCAACAACCCGAGAGCGTTCCGACTCAGCAGTCCGAGGAATCCGATAATTCTAGAGCACAGGTGGCTCGGCCGGAACCCGCCACTACATCGGCTGCTGCTGCCGGAGGAACTGAGGTGACTCAAACCCTCCAAGATATGCGAACGTTGGTGGCTCAAGAGTCTCTGGTTCGCCAGGTGACATTAGCCCAACGGGATAAATATCAAACTAATGCTCAAGAGGCGGTACAAGGGACCGAAGCTCCGGAAGCTCCTACCGATCCTCCCGTTCCGTACCCGGAAATTTCTGTTCCTCCAGCGTCGGCGGCAGCCAACCCTTCCCCCCCCATCCGTAAACTTGAACTAAACATCAATACAGATGATGGGGAGCCAACTCCAGAACCAGTCTCAGAACCAGTTTCGGCAGACGTTTTAGACTCGAAAGCGCAGGTGGCTCCCCCGGAAACAGAACCGGTGAAGCAGATTCCCGTTCCTCAAGCTCCCGACCCCAAACAAATGATTCAGTCGTTAGGAGCTTGGCCGCAGTTGTCGGCTCTGCCTCAACTCTTAGGGTATGTTCGCGATCCAAATCCGGAGATTCGTTCTTCAGTGGCGGTCAGTCTGGGACGGCTGGCAGCCTCATGTCCCCTAACTGCAGAGATCGAACGGATGGTGTCTTCGGTGGGACAATTGAGTCAAGATGCTCATCCTCAAGTGCGCGAGAGAGCGATCGCCGCTTTGGGAGAAATTCGCTCCGATCGCGTCTTTCCTTACCTGCAACGGGCGTTGAGCGATGCCAATCCAAATGTGAAGAAAGCAGCCTCGCAAGCCTTGCAAAAACTCAAACCCAGCTATCAGGGTCGGAGCACTACTGGGAGGAAGCCGAGAGCCTTATGGGAGAGTCGATAG